The genomic region GCCGTGGCCGTGGCGACCACCACGGAGAACGTGCTGCTCGGCATCGCCCTGGTCTTCGGCTCCGGCACGACCGTGCTCGTCGCCCACGCCCGGGGCGCCCGCGACCCCTCGGCCGTACGGGCGGCCGTGCGCGGCGGTTGGGCGCTGTGGGCGCTGGTGACGCCCCTGGTGGTGGTGGGCGGCCTGCTCGGCCGCGAACCGCTGGCCCGGCTGGTGCTGGGCGGGTCCGACGGCGCCGCGCTCCCGCTCGCCGTCGCCTACTTCACGCTCTCCATGCCCGGCATGGCCGTCTTCTTCGCCCAGCAACTCGTCGACGGCATCCTCAAGGGCACCGGCGACACCAGAACCCCGATGCGGCTCGCCCTGCTCTCCAACGGCCTGATCCTGGCCCTCGACCCGCTCCTCATCCATCTCCACGGCGTCCAGGGCGCCGCCGCCTCCACGGTGCTGTGCCGGTCCGTGGCGCTCGGGGCCGGGCTTGTCGCGGTCCGGCGCACCGCACTGCTGCGGAGCGCCCGTGACACGGCACCGGCCGAGCCCCTGGCCGTCTCCCTGCGCCGGACGCTGACGACCGGCCTGCCCATGTCCGCCGACTTCACCGTGCGGCAGACGGGCGCCCTGGCCCTGGTCGCGATCGTGGCGCGGCTCGGGGTGACGGCGGTGGCCGCGTACTCGATCGCCTACAAGGTCATGTACGTGGCGACCATGGCCTTCTACGCCGTGCGCCAGGCCGCGTCCATCCACACCGCGCACACACGCGGTGAGGGGAGGGACGAGCGCCGGGAGATCGGACGGCAGGCGGTGCTGGTCTCCGGAGTCATCGGCCTCACCGCGGCCGTCCTGCTGGCCGCCGCCGCCCCGTGGCTCATGGCCGCCTTCGGTGCCGGACCCGGGGTCGCGCGCGAGGGCGTGCTGTTCCTGCGCTGCGTCGGGCCCTACCTGCTGCTGATGGCCTGCCTCATCGCGCTCGGCGGGGTCTTCGAGGGCAGCGGGAACGCCCCGGGGCTGCTGCGCGTCACCGTGCTCGGGACGGCTCTGCAACTGGCGCTCGCGTACGGCCTGACGGGGCTCGGACTGCCCGGGGTGTGCCTCGCGCTGGCGGGGGCGACGGCGGTGCAGTGTGCGCTGGCGGGCGTGCTGTTCCGGCGGGACCCGGCTCAGGTG from Streptomyces chartreusis NRRL 3882 harbors:
- a CDS encoding MATE family efflux transporter, which gives rise to MNAHRSQLLQLARPVYFSLLASVAAGIINTVWVARLGGPAVAAVAVATTTENVLLGIALVFGSGTTVLVAHARGARDPSAVRAAVRGGWALWALVTPLVVVGGLLGREPLARLVLGGSDGAALPLAVAYFTLSMPGMAVFFAQQLVDGILKGTGDTRTPMRLALLSNGLILALDPLLIHLHGVQGAAASTVLCRSVALGAGLVAVRRTALLRSARDTAPAEPLAVSLRRTLTTGLPMSADFTVRQTGALALVAIVARLGVTAVAAYSIAYKVMYVATMAFYAVRQAASIHTAHTRGEGRDERREIGRQAVLVSGVIGLTAAVLLAAAAPWLMAAFGAGPGVAREGVLFLRCVGPYLLLMACLIALGGVFEGSGNAPGLLRVTVLGTALQLALAYGLTGLGLPGVCLALAGATAVQCALAGVLFRRDPAQVETGVSSVRVVG